The proteins below come from a single Fusarium verticillioides 7600 chromosome 3, whole genome shotgun sequence genomic window:
- a CDS encoding actin like protein 2/3 complex, subunit 2, whose amino-acid sequence MLLLDYQNVLIQSVLTERFSGAPPASIDQTVSDFDGVTFHISTPESKTQILLSIQIRCFPDLVKYGAEEVLQREYGDYMTSVEPGFDFSVLVDLENLPESKEERNELALKFALLKRNAMAAPFEQAYKEHYALKEEASKFTSEEAPQGVREGGEVKAIHYREEEAIYVKASHDRVTVIFSTVFREETDRVFGKVFIQEFVDARRRAIQNAPQVLFRNDAPLELQGVPGVQDTGSGDIGYVTFVLFPRHLTPQRMTEVISHIQTFRDYFHYHIKASKAYIHSRMRKRTADFLQVLRRARPENEEKERKTASGRTFKVQGN is encoded by the exons ATGCTTCTGCTAGACTACCAAAATGTGCTCATTCAGTCGGTTCTGACGGAGCGTTTCTCAGG AGCCCCTCCCGCCTCTATTGACCAGACGGTCAGCGACTTTGATGGCGTTACGTTCCATATCTCGACACCCGAGTCTAAGACCCAGATCCTTCTTTCAATCCAAATACGGTGTTTCCCCGACCTTGTCAAGTATGGAGCTGAGGAAGTTCTCCAGAGAGAGTATGGCGACTACATGACATCGGTTGAGCCGGGCTTCGACTTCTCTGTTCTTGTGGATTTGGAGAACCTCCCGGAATCAAAGG AGGAACGCAATGAGCTAGCACTCAAATTCGCTCTCCTGAAGCGCAACGCTATGGCCGCACCATTCGAGCAAGCTTACAAGGAGCATTACGcattgaaggaggaggcttcCAAGTTTACTTCcgaagaagctcctcagGGCGTTCGAGAGGGAGGCGAGGTTAAGGCAATTCACTACCGAGAGGAGGAGGCCATATATGTCAAGGCCAGCCACGACCGAGTCACCGTCATCTTTAGCACTGTCTTTCGCGAAGAAACCGATCGAGTCTTTGGAAAGGTGTTCATCCAAGAATTTGTCGATGCTCGAAGGAGAGCGATTCAAAATGCCCCCCAGGTCTTGTTCAGGAACGACGCCCCTCTCGAGCTACAGGGTGTCCCCGGGGTTCAAGACACTGGATCTGGAGACATTGGTTATGTGACTTTTG TCCTCTTCCCTCGGCACCTAACTCCACAGCGCATGACTGAGGTCATCTCTCACATTCAGACTTTCCGCGATTACTTCCATTACCATATCAAGGCTTCAAAAGCTTATATTCACTCGCGCATGCGGAAGCGAACTGCTGACTTCCTCCAAG TGCTGCGCCGTGCTCGCCCCGAGaacgaggagaaggagagaaagactGCGAGCGGCAGAACTTTCAAGGTGCAAGGAAACTAG
- a CDS encoding hypothetical protein (At least one base has a quality score < 10) has translation MCSFQLSNGDMQGVVIGGNFTSLDGTQSKAVALFNPNTTEITPLDGIEGEVNALYCDQERDTVYVGGHFKGRNSTMPLPGLAITKASNGHIIFGGTFTGLGNSSTPNSSSSQVINLSTANITDENGSSGTDPKDIVCPGSSSTPWLLQDDTPGYWEADFSFGFAPTKLRLRNTRQDGRGTKTFRFLAYPINGIMNLTYVDPESGNNVTCTSECPLRDDEDYQDFTFVNRVGMNKFRIAISDWYGSGGGLESIELFQSDVFAYAITDFNEPKCGGVKNPASATHTGPWKVSPSLESSSEYLTAELNGDYNPEKISVTFFPNIVESGNYSVNIYTPGCQADDTCATRGRVNITGVMSGDDDKDTNFTSTLYQTNDFDKYDQIYFGYIEKSSGSFTPSVTLRPLAGQDVDTLTIVAQRVEFTLTNSTDGLNGLFDFDPEQAVVNATSIVNSPINKLGASFDRASGVSVLVTDSNTTYVGGNFTSKDHDNILAIIENDDVKEPGGGLNGEVFAMYLNATQLYVGGDFSNTESGPVTGLDNVAVYDTKEDKWSALGAGLNGPVMHAVPLILNITANTPELVIAFTGEFSSCNSFDNHDAISVDGFAIWVASRGNWLQNIDGNYPAFDGSLTAAVLDIPMDGGSLYAGALSSAQLGTNGAATLSDDGLGQFPLKIRAATPSSNSSALSRRDVTSFNKNTTGVVTGIFYDENDYNITILAGHFTTESTKGDTVQNIVLLDDDNVTGLGSDISNGSTFVALAVRNGILFAGGDISGAIDGTDIRGLVSYDLEAKSFNSQPASVSGANSTVAAIAVRPGDSGDVYVGGSFDTAGALDCPGLCTYNVNSGQWNRPGSELEGTVYSLLWLSKNQLVVGGDLRGNGSDQRFLASWDANSESWSNFPGSEDIPGPVAVISPGSIDYDQLWVAGTSLKDDSVFVMKYDGEKWHTAGPSLSSDTIIRGLQVFSVTEDHEAADLLDKNQVLMLTGSIDITGFGVASAALFNGTTYQPYAMTIKAGDGPGTIAGIFTQRNSFFKEEKHMALGFVVLIGLAIALGLMLLLVLCGIILDRIRKKREGYVPAPTSMYDRGSGMRHIPPHELLESLGHGRGGAPPRV, from the exons ATGTGCTCGTTCCAGCTCAGCAACGGAGATATGCAAGGAGTGGTAATAGGCGGTAATTTCACGAGCCTGGACGGGACGCAGTCGAAGGCAGTTGCTCTCTTCAACCCGAACACGACCGAGATCACCCCCTTGGATGGGATTGAGGGTGAGGTCAACGCATTATATTGCGACCAGGAACGAGACACGGTCTATGTGGGTGGGCACTTCAAGGGCCGCAACTCTACGATGCCATTGCCTGGGTTG gccatcacaAAAGCCTCTAACGGACATATAATTTTCGGCGGAACGTTTACTGGTCTTGGAAACTCGAGTACACCCAACAGCTCCTCAAGCCAGGTCATCAATCTATCAACAGCTAACATTACGGACGAAAATGGATCTTCTGGCACCGACCCCAAGGACATCGTATGCCCCGGCTCATCTTCGACTCCTTGGTTATTGCAAGACGATACGCCAGGGTACTGGGAAGCGGATTTTTCGTTTGGGTTTGCGCCCACCAAGCTCAGACTTCGGAACACGCGCCAGGACGGTCGTGGCACCAAGACCTTCCGCTTCCTTGCGTATCCTATCAATGGAATCATGAATTTGACCTACGTCGATCCTGAGAGTGGTAACAACGTCACCTGTACTAGCGAGTGCCCACTTCGTGACGATGAAGATTACCAGGATTTCACATTTGTCAACCGCGTCGGCATGAATAAGTTTCGCATTGCTATCTCCGATTGGTATGGCAGTGGGGGTGGTCTGGAGAGTATCGAGCTATTCCAGAGCGACGTCTTTGCCTATGCTATTACTGACTTTAACGAGCCCAAATGTGGTGGAGTTAAGAACCCAGCTTCGGCTACTCACACTGGGCCTTGGAAGGTTTCTCCCTCGCTAGAGAGCAGCTCCGAGTATCTGACTGCGGAGCTCAACGGTGACTATAACCCCGAAAAGATATCTGTCACATTCTTTCCCAACATTGTGGAATCTGGAAACTACTCTGTCAACATCTACACCCCAGGCTGTCAGGCTGATGACACCTGCGCTACTCGAGGCCGCGTTAATATTACCGGAGTCATGtcaggtgatgatgataaggaTACTAATTTTACATCCACTTTATATCAAACAAACGATTTTGATAAGTACGATCAGATCTATTTCGGATACATTGAGAAGAGCTCGGGGTCATTCACACCCTCTGTCACTCTCCGCCCACTTGCAGGTCAAGATGTCGACACCCTTACAATTGTCGCTCAGAGGGTTGAATTCACTCTCACCAACTCCACTGATGGCCTCAACGGTCTCTTCGACTTCGATCCTGAGCAAGCAGTAGTCAATGCTACTAGTATTGTGAACTCCCCTATCAATAAACTTGGCGCAAGTTTTGATAGGGCCTCAGGTGTAAGTGTTTTGGTCACGGATAGTAATACTACCTACGTTGGTGGTAACTTCACCTCCAAGGATCACGACAACATCCTCGCTATTATCGAAAATGACGATGTGAAGGAGCCTGGCGGCGGTTTGAATGGTGAGGTCTTTGCCATGTACCTCAACGCTACACAGCTCTACGTCGGCGGTGATTTTTCCAACACTGAGAGTGGACCTGTGACCGGCCTGGATAACGTCGCAGTTTACGACACCAAAGAAGACAAGTGGAGTGCTTTAGGAGCTGGCCTCAATGGCCCGGTGATGCATGCCGTGCCATTGATACTAAACATCACTGCCAACACTCCCGAACTTGTTATCGCTTTCACGGGAGAATTTTCTTCGTGCAACTCCTTCGACAACCACGATGCCATTTCCGTGGATGGTTTCGCCATATGGGTAGCTTCTCGAGGCAACTGGTTACAAAACATTGACGGCAACTACCCTGCTTTTGATGGTTCACTCACAGCCGCTGTCCTAGATATTCCCATGGACGGCGGGTCTCTGTATGCTGGAGCTCTCTCCTCTGCACAACTAGGTACAAATGGCGCTGCTACCCTCTCGGACGATGGTCTTGGGCAGTTCCCTCTCAAGATTCGTGCCGCTACTCCGTCGTCAAACTCATCTGCACTGAGCCGTCGAGATGTTACCTCCTTTAACAAAAACACCACGGGCGTTGTAACCGGTATATTTTACGACGAAAACGAttacaacatcaccatcctaGCAGGCCATTTTACGACCGAGTCGACAAAAGGTGATACGGTACAAAAcattgttctccttgatgatgacaatgtTACTGGACTTGGTTCTGACATTTCAAATGGGTCTACATTCGTCGCACTCGCTGTGCGGAATGGTATCTTGTTCGCAGGTGGTGATATCAGCGGTGCCATAGACGGAACAGACATCCGTGGCCTCGTTTCATATGATTTGGAGGCCAAATCTTTCAATTCGCAGCCCGCCTCTGTATCAGGGGCCAACAGTACCGTCGCCGCTATTGCCGTCCGCCCTGGAGACTCTGGAGACGTATATGTTGGCGGCTCGTTCGATACTGCGGGGGCATTGGACTGCCCTGGTCTCTGCACCTACAATGTCAACTCTGGCCAGTGGAACCGCCCAGGTAGCGAGCTTGAAGGCACCGTTTATAGCCTCTTGTGGCTGAGTAAAAACCAGTTGGTTGTTGGCGGTGATCTCCGCGGTAACGGATCCGACCAACGCTTCCTTGCCAGCTGGGACGCCAACTCAGAGTCTTGGTCAAACTTCCCCGGTTCCGAAGACATTCCAGGGCCTGTTGCGGTCATCTCGCCTGGATCAATCGATTACGACCAGCTTTGGGTTGCTGGTACTTCGCTCAAGGATGACAGTGTCTTCGTAATGAAGTATGATGGTGAGAAGTGGCATACTGCCGGGCCTTCCCTCTCTTCCGACACCATCATACGCGGCTTGCAGGTCTTTTCGGTGACTGAGGATCACGAAGCTGCCGACTTGTTGGACAAAAACCAGGTATTGATGTTGACAGGCTCCATCGACATCACTGGCTTTGGAGTTGCCTCGGCAGCTCTCTTTAACGGCACAACATATCAACCATATGCGATGACAATCAAGGCGGGTGATGGCCCAGGCACTATTGCTGGCATCTTCACCCAGCGGAACAGTTTCTTCAAAGAAG AGAAGCATATGGCCCTAGGCTTTGTGGTTCTCATCGGACTCGCTATCGCGCTTGGTCTGATgctcctccttgtcctttGTGGCATTATTCTCGATCGCATTCGCAAGAAGCGGGAGGGCTACGTCCCTGCACCTACGTCCATGTATGACCGGGGCAGTGGAATGCGACACATCCCGCCTCATGAGCTCCTCGAGTCTCTTGGTCACGGGCGAGGTGGTGCACCACCACGTGTCTAA